From a single Granulicella aggregans genomic region:
- the dnaB gene encoding replicative DNA helicase, which yields MASFAQISANDDLPASLQAETAILGAMMLDSVAISDATEKLRADDFSLDSHRRVFNAILELTQTGHGVDYITVREVLSRRKELDSIGGPAYLAFLSEGIPRNFNIESYVRIVKDKSLLRQLMTIFHDGATRASDQGEEAINVLGDVEAKLAEVADSAIQRGFSGIAEIVASSFGSIDKLYEQGREITGLKTHYMEFDRMTSGLQDSELIIIAARPSMGKTAWAINIAQNASVHDGKVVAVFSLEMSKESLLRRMLASEALVNSRKIQTGFLPKEDKGKLLAALERLMESKMFIDDTPGISLAEMRAKCRRLKQQEGRLDLIVIDYLQLMTGSVGANQKKFENRTQEVSAVSRGLKALAKEMKVPVVALSQLSRGSEQRTGDKKPLLSDLRESGSIEQDADVVAFIHREEYYDRENEDLKGKAEIIIAKQRNGPTGSVQMAYLADYTRFENLAEGGGGGGDY from the coding sequence ATGGCTTCCTTCGCGCAAATCTCCGCAAACGACGATCTTCCCGCATCACTGCAAGCGGAGACGGCAATCCTGGGCGCGATGATGCTCGATTCGGTCGCGATCTCGGACGCTACCGAGAAGCTCCGCGCCGATGACTTCTCGCTGGACTCGCACCGGCGCGTCTTCAACGCGATTCTCGAACTTACTCAGACCGGCCACGGCGTGGATTACATCACTGTGCGGGAGGTGCTTTCCCGTCGCAAGGAACTCGATTCCATCGGCGGCCCGGCGTATCTTGCGTTCCTGAGCGAGGGGATTCCGCGCAACTTCAACATCGAGAGCTACGTCCGCATCGTCAAGGACAAGAGCCTGCTGCGGCAGTTGATGACCATCTTCCACGACGGCGCAACGCGGGCTTCGGACCAGGGCGAGGAGGCGATCAACGTCCTCGGCGATGTGGAGGCCAAACTCGCCGAAGTCGCCGACAGCGCCATCCAGCGCGGCTTTTCAGGCATCGCGGAGATTGTCGCTTCGAGCTTTGGTTCGATCGACAAGCTCTACGAGCAGGGCCGCGAGATCACCGGCCTGAAGACGCACTACATGGAGTTCGACCGCATGACCAGCGGGCTGCAGGACTCCGAACTCATCATCATCGCGGCCCGTCCTTCGATGGGAAAGACGGCATGGGCGATCAACATCGCGCAGAACGCGTCCGTACACGACGGCAAGGTGGTGGCGGTCTTCTCGCTCGAAATGTCGAAGGAGAGCCTGCTGCGGCGTATGCTTGCGAGCGAGGCGCTGGTGAACTCGCGCAAGATTCAGACCGGCTTCTTGCCGAAGGAAGACAAGGGCAAGCTTTTGGCGGCACTGGAACGGCTGATGGAGTCGAAGATGTTCATCGACGATACGCCCGGCATCAGCCTCGCCGAGATGCGCGCCAAGTGCCGCCGCCTGAAGCAGCAGGAGGGTCGGCTCGATCTGATCGTCATCGACTACCTGCAACTGATGACCGGCTCGGTCGGCGCGAACCAGAAGAAGTTCGAGAACCGGACGCAGGAGGTCTCAGCGGTCTCGCGTGGTCTGAAGGCTCTGGCCAAGGAGATGAAGGTTCCGGTGGTCGCGCTGTCGCAGCTCTCGCGTGGATCGGAACAGCGTACCGGCGACAAGAAGCCGCTGCTCAGCGACCTTCGCGAGTCGGGATCGATCGAGCAGGATGCCGACGTGGTGGCGTTCATCCACCGCGAAGAGTACTACGACCGCGAGAATGAAGACCTGAAGGGCAAGGCGGAGATCATCATCGCCAAGCAGCGTAACGGCCCGACCGGAAGCGTTCAGATGGCGTATCTGGCGGACTACACACGGTTCGAAAACCTCGCCGAAGGTGGCGGTGGTGGCGGAGACTACTGA
- the mnmE gene encoding tRNA uridine-5-carboxymethylaminomethyl(34) synthesis GTPase MnmE — MTYANDTIAAVSTPPGRGGIGIVRLAGPEAKTIVEGMVRLRRPLAPGGARFAEVLEAGTEAVLDQAVITWFAAPNSYTSEDVVEIAAHGSPVLLDAVLRQCLEAGARLAEPGEFTERAFLSGRLDLTQAEAVQGLIEATTLQQARTAAQQMGGGLSRQIAPVKRSLIELIAALEAGIDFAEDDLDLMPDDEICRRINAVASPLALLAESFAYGRLLREGFRLAIVGRPNAGKSSLFNRLIGRERSIVTAQAGTTRDTVAERLELSGIPVEMVDTAGLRDVAASGAALDEAESLGVTRSREAMAEADVLLLIVAADEISGGTLHPEDREVIAGAAGRRLIVALNKVDLVQDRPLALLPASSVPTSAIQSIGIAELRLAILGALQAAPGVAESVPVTNLRQQTAITNALIALRSAEQGLTEATPHEMLLLDLHEALAALDLLTGTTHTEDILEVIFGSFCIGK, encoded by the coding sequence ATGACGTACGCAAACGACACGATCGCCGCCGTCTCCACCCCGCCTGGGCGCGGCGGTATCGGGATCGTTCGGCTCGCCGGGCCGGAAGCGAAGACGATTGTGGAAGGAATGGTGCGTCTGCGGCGACCGCTGGCTCCGGGAGGCGCACGGTTCGCCGAAGTCCTCGAAGCAGGCACCGAAGCTGTCCTCGATCAGGCAGTCATAACCTGGTTCGCCGCGCCCAACTCCTACACCTCGGAAGACGTGGTGGAGATCGCGGCGCACGGCTCGCCGGTTCTGCTGGATGCTGTGCTTCGCCAGTGTCTCGAAGCCGGCGCTCGTCTCGCCGAGCCCGGTGAGTTTACCGAGCGTGCCTTCCTCTCCGGTCGCCTCGACCTGACCCAGGCCGAAGCCGTGCAGGGACTAATTGAGGCGACCACCTTGCAGCAGGCCAGGACGGCCGCTCAACAGATGGGCGGCGGACTTTCGCGACAGATTGCGCCGGTGAAGCGCTCGCTTATCGAGCTGATCGCCGCGCTCGAAGCAGGAATCGACTTCGCCGAGGACGATCTCGATCTGATGCCGGATGACGAGATCTGCCGCCGGATCAACGCGGTTGCGTCACCGCTGGCCTTGTTGGCCGAGAGCTTCGCTTACGGCCGCTTGCTGCGGGAAGGTTTCCGGCTGGCCATTGTTGGCAGGCCCAATGCGGGGAAATCTTCGCTCTTCAATCGGCTGATCGGGCGGGAACGCTCCATCGTGACGGCGCAGGCGGGCACCACGCGCGACACCGTCGCGGAGCGGCTCGAACTCAGCGGAATTCCCGTTGAAATGGTGGATACGGCGGGACTGCGCGATGTGGCCGCCTCCGGCGCGGCGCTCGACGAGGCTGAGTCGCTTGGCGTGACGCGTTCGCGCGAGGCGATGGCCGAAGCCGACGTGCTTCTGCTGATTGTGGCTGCGGACGAGATCAGCGGCGGTACGCTACACCCGGAGGACCGCGAGGTGATCGCCGGAGCAGCGGGGCGGCGGCTCATCGTCGCGTTGAATAAAGTTGACCTGGTTCAAGATCGTCCGCTCGCTCTGTTGCCGGCCAGCTCTGTGCCGACCTCAGCGATTCAGAGCATAGGAATCGCCGAGCTTCGGCTAGCAATCCTCGGAGCTCTACAGGCCGCGCCGGGGGTTGCGGAGTCGGTGCCGGTAACGAATCTTCGCCAGCAGACAGCGATCACGAATGCGCTGATCGCTCTGCGCTCTGCCGAGCAAGGGTTGACGGAGGCGACGCCGCACGAGATGCTGCTGCTCGATCTGCATGAGGCGCTGGCGGCGCTCGATCTGCTCACCGGGACCACGCA